A single genomic interval of Alcaligenes sp. SDU_A2 harbors:
- a CDS encoding Bug family tripartite tricarboxylate transporter substrate binding protein has product MWATASRVAIGLLVLCGTPGLALAASINLVLPFPPAGAVDQLARDLTPSLVQSLSEPVVVVNKPGAGGMVAIQATLAERPGERNYLIAHTGLLSLNPYLFRQPAQRQATERLQPVALLAQAPLLLLVRADSGIKTLDDLRALGKQRRLRFGSAGIGTVAHLAGAQLAQNLGVQADHIPYRGAAAALTDLAGGEVDFIFDLLVGSGPLIADGRVLPVAVAADRRLEQAEQIPTLTELGQPLRFSSWWGVVAPRQTPAADLTAMQSALVKAMDQAQMRARLLSKGMIVDVRTGAAFEQFIAAESRKYEPLIRRLDIRLD; this is encoded by the coding sequence ATGTGGGCAACTGCGTCACGAGTCGCAATCGGGCTGCTGGTGCTGTGCGGGACTCCTGGGCTCGCGCTGGCAGCTTCTATTAATCTTGTCCTGCCATTTCCTCCGGCCGGCGCTGTCGATCAACTGGCACGAGATCTGACACCGTCACTGGTCCAGTCCTTGTCCGAACCTGTCGTGGTCGTGAATAAACCCGGAGCAGGCGGCATGGTGGCGATCCAGGCCACGCTGGCCGAACGGCCCGGCGAGCGCAACTATTTGATTGCGCATACCGGCTTACTGTCCCTGAATCCTTATTTGTTTCGCCAACCGGCCCAGCGACAGGCAACCGAGCGCCTGCAGCCCGTGGCCTTGCTGGCGCAGGCGCCTTTGTTATTGCTGGTGCGGGCGGACAGCGGGATAAAGACGCTGGATGATTTGCGCGCCTTGGGCAAGCAGCGCCGCCTGCGCTTTGGGTCGGCCGGCATAGGGACGGTGGCACATCTGGCCGGTGCCCAACTGGCCCAGAACCTGGGGGTGCAGGCGGATCATATTCCTTATCGGGGCGCGGCGGCGGCATTGACCGATCTGGCTGGCGGCGAGGTGGATTTCATCTTTGATTTATTGGTGGGCAGCGGACCTTTGATTGCCGATGGGCGAGTCTTGCCCGTGGCGGTGGCGGCGGATCGGCGGCTGGAGCAGGCCGAGCAGATTCCTACCCTGACTGAACTTGGCCAGCCATTGCGTTTTTCCAGTTGGTGGGGAGTGGTGGCTCCGCGACAGACTCCGGCGGCTGATCTGACCGCGATGCAAAGCGCTCTGGTCAAGGCCATGGACCAGGCCCAGATGCGCGCCCGTCTCTTGTCCAAAGGCATGATCGTCGATGTGCGTACCGGTGCGGCATTCGAGCAGTTTATTGCGGCCGAATCGCGCAAGTACGAGCCTTTGATTCGCCGTCTGGATATACGGCTGGACTGA
- a CDS encoding FUSC family protein: protein MATAESRLSALGWAVWQDLQPAPGRLAVSWRVAALCALMVMLAMTYGIPESAVSCFVIFFVMKSDSGESSVLALALVVLVSLVVLVMVPLIQFSIESPALRLLVMAISSFALLFLGVASKLGPLGGIMALVIAFVLTLLGYVPVGEIATRALLYAWLMASAPMGLVLLFNLFFGLYPHKVLRRELAARMRLAASALLDQADAQALWADLALGVAVQQKRLLWVRLFHLVPAQEQAILEPAILNTYRILLAVAALREQDLTNEQGQDWAQACRQWARDLEQGRVPDVGVLPASPQGAGAAMDLWLALKALAGGGLTDKADPPREPFLASDAWTNPMYQHHALKATAAAVLCYLLYSAMDWQGIHTAMITCYVAALGSTGETVHKLALRIVGCLLGAALGFLTVLFVVPHLVDIGALMVVVFVVSLLGAWVFYGPERISYAGIQIAFAFYLVVLHGFGPSLDLDSARDRVMGVLLGNTVMYLVFTQVWPVSIAASVRRRLEQAAQGLRVLGSLKRDHPAQAAQQAACVAQDLQASRYGLELMRLEPKGLRPDLSAEQAMQAQWTDLHARFQGGLHMDRNAED from the coding sequence ATGGCGACTGCTGAGTCCCGCCTGTCCGCCCTGGGGTGGGCCGTCTGGCAGGATCTGCAACCTGCGCCGGGGCGCTTGGCGGTCAGTTGGCGGGTAGCGGCTTTGTGCGCCTTGATGGTGATGCTGGCCATGACCTACGGCATTCCCGAATCGGCCGTCAGTTGCTTTGTCATTTTCTTTGTGATGAAGTCGGACTCGGGCGAAAGCTCAGTACTGGCCTTGGCCTTGGTCGTGCTGGTGTCGCTGGTCGTGCTGGTGATGGTGCCGCTCATCCAGTTCAGCATTGAGTCGCCGGCGCTGCGTTTGCTGGTGATGGCGATCAGCTCTTTTGCCTTATTGTTTCTGGGTGTGGCCAGCAAGCTGGGGCCTTTAGGCGGCATTATGGCCCTGGTCATTGCCTTTGTCCTGACCTTGCTCGGTTATGTGCCGGTGGGCGAGATCGCCACCCGAGCCTTGCTGTATGCCTGGCTGATGGCCAGTGCGCCTATGGGGCTGGTGCTGCTGTTCAATTTATTTTTTGGGCTGTATCCGCACAAGGTGTTGCGCCGCGAGTTGGCGGCGCGCATGCGTTTGGCCGCTAGCGCCTTGCTCGATCAGGCCGATGCGCAGGCCTTATGGGCGGATCTGGCCTTGGGCGTGGCCGTACAGCAAAAACGCTTGTTATGGGTGCGCCTGTTTCATCTGGTTCCTGCCCAGGAGCAGGCCATTCTGGAACCAGCCATTTTGAATACCTATCGGATCTTGCTGGCGGTGGCGGCCTTGCGGGAACAGGATTTGACGAACGAGCAAGGCCAGGATTGGGCGCAGGCGTGCAGGCAGTGGGCACGTGATCTGGAGCAAGGGCGCGTGCCGGATGTGGGCGTGTTGCCCGCGTCGCCCCAAGGAGCCGGGGCGGCGATGGATCTTTGGCTGGCGTTGAAGGCGCTGGCTGGTGGGGGGCTTACGGATAAGGCCGACCCGCCGCGCGAACCGTTTTTGGCATCAGATGCATGGACCAATCCCATGTATCAGCACCATGCCTTGAAGGCGACGGCAGCGGCCGTGTTGTGTTACTTGTTGTACAGCGCGATGGACTGGCAGGGCATACATACGGCCATGATTACCTGCTACGTGGCGGCATTGGGTTCCACCGGTGAAACCGTGCATAAGCTGGCTTTGCGCATAGTGGGCTGTCTGCTGGGCGCGGCACTGGGTTTTTTGACGGTCCTGTTTGTCGTGCCGCATCTGGTGGATATAGGCGCTTTGATGGTGGTGGTGTTTGTGGTGTCCTTGCTGGGGGCCTGGGTTTTTTATGGGCCGGAGCGTATTTCATATGCGGGCATCCAGATCGCTTTCGCGTTTTACCTGGTGGTATTGCACGGGTTTGGCCCCAGTCTGGACCTGGATTCGGCCCGTGATCGGGTCATGGGTGTTTTGCTGGGCAATACGGTGATGTATTTGGTGTTTACGCAGGTCTGGCCGGTCAGTATTGCCGCGTCGGTCCGGCGGCGGCTGGAACAAGCCGCCCAAGGCTTGCGCGTCTTGGGCAGCCTAAAGCGCGATCACCCGGCGCAGGCGGCGCAGCAGGCAGCCTGCGTCGCTCAGGATCTGCAAGCCAGCCGCTACGGTCTGGAACTGATGCGCCTGGAGCCCAAAGGGCTGCGTCCTGACTTGTCGGCCGAACAGGCCATGCAAGCGCAGTGGACAGATCTGCATGCGCGATTTCAAGGTGGTTTGCATATGGATCGTAACGCTGAGGATTGA
- the mdtN gene encoding multidrug transporter subunit MdtN produces the protein MNPASNPSSRKKLAWLVTVLAVAAAVLLGWRYMQRAANNPASDDAVLGADVVHVSSSLPGRIEQMAVRDGQYVRQGELLFTVDPEFYRLRHEQAQAELAVAQATLDFKQRAVRAEGHNATIADDQITRARTNLAMATQSQRRLANLAAKGYVSQQQLEEANTLKRDAEVTLKQAIEQSGAAQALVGDTQAEQAMVQARQAGLAMAQRDLEHTQVKAPHNGRIVGLRVGSGEHLLPGVSVFTLIDTDAWHVTGMYRETDLARIRPGACATVYVLADPSRKLGGKVEEIGWGVSSQEQINLPRSLPYIQKSLNWVRVAQRFPVRIRLDNPPENLMRMGASATTIVHADGDC, from the coding sequence ATGAACCCGGCAAGCAATCCTTCTTCCCGCAAGAAACTGGCCTGGCTGGTGACCGTGTTGGCGGTGGCCGCCGCTGTGCTGTTGGGCTGGCGGTATATGCAGCGCGCGGCGAACAATCCGGCTTCGGACGATGCCGTCTTAGGCGCAGACGTCGTGCATGTGTCCAGCTCTTTGCCCGGTCGCATCGAGCAGATGGCCGTACGTGATGGGCAATATGTGCGCCAGGGCGAACTGCTTTTTACCGTTGACCCCGAGTTTTACCGGCTGCGGCACGAACAGGCCCAGGCGGAACTGGCGGTGGCCCAGGCCACGCTGGACTTCAAGCAGCGCGCCGTGCGTGCCGAAGGGCACAATGCCACCATCGCCGACGATCAGATCACCCGCGCGCGCACCAATCTGGCTATGGCCACGCAAAGCCAGCGGCGTCTGGCGAATCTGGCGGCCAAAGGCTATGTGTCGCAGCAACAGTTGGAGGAGGCCAATACCCTCAAGCGCGATGCCGAGGTGACGCTCAAGCAGGCGATCGAACAGTCGGGGGCCGCCCAGGCGCTGGTGGGCGATACGCAGGCCGAGCAGGCGATGGTGCAGGCGCGTCAGGCCGGTCTGGCCATGGCGCAGCGCGATCTGGAGCACACCCAGGTCAAGGCACCGCACAACGGGCGCATTGTGGGTCTGCGCGTGGGTTCCGGCGAGCATCTGCTGCCCGGCGTATCCGTCTTTACCTTGATCGATACCGATGCTTGGCATGTGACCGGCATGTACCGCGAAACAGATCTGGCGCGTATCCGGCCTGGGGCCTGCGCCACTGTGTACGTGCTGGCCGACCCTTCGCGCAAGCTGGGCGGCAAGGTGGAGGAAATCGGCTGGGGCGTGAGCAGTCAGGAGCAGATCAATCTGCCCCGCAGCCTGCCTTATATCCAGAAGTCCTTGAACTGGGTTCGAGTGGCGCAGCGCTTTCCGGTGCGGATTCGACTGGACAACCCACCCGAAAACCTGATGCGCATGGGTGCATCGGCCACGACGATTGTTCACGCCGATGGCGACTGCTGA
- a CDS encoding YtcA family lipoprotein — translation MRGMWLSVGVAGAALLGGCAGAPTVYIAGSYFPAWLVSVLGAIVLTVLLRVLLIRSGVDDALPARLAVYVSLTLALTFAALLFFFE, via the coding sequence ATGAGGGGTATGTGGTTGAGCGTAGGGGTGGCAGGTGCTGCGCTGCTGGGGGGATGTGCGGGTGCACCCACGGTCTATATTGCCGGTTCGTATTTTCCGGCCTGGCTGGTGTCTGTGCTGGGTGCCATTGTGCTGACTGTTTTGCTGCGCGTGCTTTTGATCCGCAGCGGCGTGGACGACGCTTTGCCGGCCCGCTTGGCCGTGTATGTGTCGTTGACATTGGCCCTGACTTTTGCTGCGCTTCTTTTTTTCTTCGAGTGA
- a CDS encoding metal-dependent hydrolase family protein — MPTPMYLGQSRNAQRHRLAYRSRGSACACTHPAIPLIHRRLESGGPARRQQSAAAPTQEIAAFQSDNALEQKPLALAAKTYLVNLRLFDGQSTRLQEGLAVQIDQGRIAAVLNIAQVPADATTLDCRNKVLMPGLIDAHWHSLLCSVDQMTAMMADPADLHLIAAKEAERTLLRGFTSVRDAGGPSFSLKRGIDMGLLHGPRIYPSGAMIAQTGGHADFRMRYELPRTDGDLSHVERAGVACIADGADQVLRRVREQLMLGASQIKLMAGGGVTSLYDPLEGLQFSDAELRAAVGAAQDWGTYVMVHVYCAKGIQRAVKAGVRSIEHGQLADEETARIMAGEGVWWSLQPFLGDEDANTQRDPRSQAKQQQVATGTVRAYELAQKHQIQTAWGTDILFSPQHLPRQGHMLAKLTRFYDPLTVLKMATGDNGRLLQLSGLRNPYEGELGVIKPGALADLLLIDGDIERNLDFLDNPAQNLRLIIKNGHIYKNSLR, encoded by the coding sequence ATGCCCACTCCCATGTATCTAGGACAGTCCCGTAATGCGCAACGCCACCGACTCGCCTACCGCAGCCGGGGTTCGGCCTGTGCCTGTACCCATCCGGCCATCCCCCTGATCCACCGCCGTCTTGAAAGCGGCGGGCCGGCCCGCCGCCAACAGTCCGCCGCCGCACCGACGCAAGAGATAGCCGCCTTCCAATCCGACAACGCGCTGGAACAAAAGCCGCTGGCCCTGGCGGCCAAGACCTATCTGGTCAATCTGCGCCTGTTCGACGGCCAGAGCACCCGCTTGCAAGAAGGCCTGGCCGTACAAATAGATCAGGGCCGCATCGCCGCTGTTCTGAACATAGCTCAGGTGCCCGCCGACGCCACCACCCTGGACTGCCGCAACAAAGTGCTGATGCCCGGCCTGATCGATGCACACTGGCACAGCCTGCTGTGTAGTGTGGATCAGATGACCGCCATGATGGCCGACCCGGCCGATCTGCATCTGATAGCGGCCAAAGAGGCGGAACGCACTTTGCTGCGCGGCTTTACCTCCGTGCGCGACGCAGGCGGCCCGAGCTTTTCTCTGAAACGCGGCATAGACATGGGACTGCTGCACGGCCCGCGCATCTACCCCTCGGGGGCCATGATCGCCCAGACCGGCGGCCATGCCGACTTTCGCATGCGCTACGAGCTGCCGCGCACAGACGGCGATCTTAGCCATGTGGAGCGGGCCGGCGTTGCCTGCATCGCCGATGGGGCCGACCAGGTGCTGCGCCGCGTGCGCGAACAATTAATGCTGGGGGCCAGCCAGATCAAGCTGATGGCCGGCGGCGGCGTCACTTCGCTGTACGACCCGCTGGAAGGCCTGCAATTCAGTGATGCGGAGCTGCGCGCCGCCGTCGGTGCCGCCCAGGACTGGGGAACCTACGTCATGGTCCATGTGTACTGCGCCAAAGGCATACAGCGCGCCGTCAAGGCAGGCGTACGATCCATCGAGCACGGCCAGTTGGCCGACGAAGAAACCGCGCGCATCATGGCCGGCGAAGGCGTCTGGTGGAGCCTGCAGCCCTTTCTGGGCGACGAGGATGCCAACACCCAGCGCGACCCGCGCAGCCAAGCCAAGCAACAGCAAGTGGCCACCGGCACCGTGCGTGCCTACGAGCTGGCCCAAAAGCACCAGATCCAGACAGCCTGGGGCACAGACATCCTGTTCAGCCCACAACATTTGCCGCGCCAGGGCCATATGCTGGCCAAGCTGACCCGTTTCTACGACCCGCTGACCGTGCTGAAGATGGCAACCGGCGACAACGGCCGCCTGCTGCAACTATCGGGCCTGCGCAATCCGTACGAAGGCGAACTGGGCGTAATCAAACCCGGCGCACTGGCCGACCTGCTGCTGATCGACGGCGACATCGAACGCAATCTGGACTTTCTGGACAATCCCGCACAAAACCTGCGTCTGATCATAAAAAACGGGCACATCTATAAAAATTCACTGCGCTAG
- a CDS encoding MarC family NAAT transporter encodes MLSELLLLIKLLGLGLAFLLPLANPLTSMALFLSLSESMSSQERQRQLRQATLYVFAALLVTHYAGIWIIDALSISMVDMRIAGGLIVAYIGFRMLFPTPISTVVAHAADQSNADNSIAFVPLTMPGTVGPGTMALIISASSKIDSLHSQYPQWMLLAAPPLLAALIALLFYVCLRSSTRIVKLIGHNGVDAISRIMGFLLVCMAVQLVLEGVQQYAASLLIHHATAAS; translated from the coding sequence ATGCTTTCTGAACTGTTATTGTTGATCAAACTCCTGGGACTGGGCCTGGCCTTTTTGCTGCCACTGGCCAACCCGCTGACCTCCATGGCACTGTTCCTGTCGCTGAGCGAATCCATGAGCAGTCAGGAGCGCCAGCGCCAACTGCGCCAGGCCACGCTATACGTCTTTGCCGCTTTGCTGGTCACCCACTACGCCGGAATCTGGATCATCGACGCCCTGAGCATTTCTATGGTGGACATGCGTATCGCAGGCGGCCTGATCGTGGCCTATATCGGCTTTCGCATGCTGTTCCCCACCCCCATCAGCACCGTGGTCGCCCACGCTGCCGACCAGTCCAATGCCGATAACAGCATCGCCTTCGTGCCACTGACCATGCCCGGTACGGTAGGGCCGGGCACCATGGCCCTGATCATCAGCGCTTCCTCCAAAATAGACAGCCTGCACAGCCAGTACCCACAATGGATGCTGCTGGCCGCCCCACCCCTGCTGGCTGCGTTGATCGCCTTACTGTTCTATGTATGCCTGCGCTCTTCCACCCGCATCGTCAAACTGATCGGACATAACGGCGTGGACGCCATCTCGCGCATCATGGGCTTTTTGCTGGTCTGCATGGCCGTCCAACTGGTGCTCGAAGGCGTACAACAATATGCCGCCAGCCTCCTGATCCATCACGCCACTGCCGCTTCCTGA
- a CDS encoding TolC family protein, whose protein sequence is MRPLTLRFTRVCLLTAFALALAACATSQSADPSAAAMPARDPVPEPPRLHTDTNTVPATAQLLPGHDYTLPELIDLAQQLNPSTRIAWGQAQQAAQAAGMVQSAYLPLISANIVGGYMRSDRSDSTRVLGRDLELDYDSHLSGAIPALTLKWLLFDFGKRAALQKAADQLALASRITFSGVHQAVIAEVSISYFNYNSARRREQIAAQGLKNATLIEDIAIERERNGLGTRIEVAQARQLKAQARLHHVNAGTQARQSYQILLGAVGLSPDSELAVADSSTRALPQELDIPAPAALQQAIAQRPDVQAMQAAHQASLAGIESAQASFRPTLALMGFVSKRMGSLNVGHLPELSTQSASSGAVLALSIPLYDAGLRAKQTRQAQLRAQTAHEQVQKTEKDAHKQMVIAADALRAALTAHQAADALVQAAQITYDGALESYQEGLTGMTLLTEAHNGLLGAQEAQSAAHAAALAGSVNLAFAMGALNQAPVN, encoded by the coding sequence ATGCGACCCCTGACCTTGCGCTTTACCCGCGTCTGCCTGCTGACGGCTTTTGCGCTGGCCCTGGCGGCCTGCGCCACAAGCCAAAGCGCCGATCCGTCCGCCGCCGCCATGCCCGCACGCGACCCGGTACCGGAGCCGCCCCGCCTGCATACAGACACAAACACCGTCCCCGCCACTGCGCAGTTGCTGCCCGGCCACGACTACACCCTGCCCGAACTGATTGATCTGGCCCAGCAACTGAATCCCAGCACCCGGATTGCCTGGGGGCAGGCCCAGCAAGCCGCGCAAGCCGCAGGCATGGTGCAAAGCGCCTATCTGCCGCTGATCTCGGCCAACATCGTGGGCGGCTATATGCGCAGCGACCGCAGCGACAGCACCCGCGTGCTCGGGCGCGACCTGGAACTGGACTACGACAGCCATCTTAGCGGGGCCATCCCAGCCCTGACCCTGAAGTGGCTTTTGTTCGACTTCGGCAAGCGGGCCGCGCTGCAGAAGGCCGCCGACCAGTTAGCATTGGCCAGCCGCATTACGTTCAGCGGCGTCCACCAGGCCGTGATTGCCGAGGTCTCCATCAGCTACTTCAACTACAACTCGGCACGCCGACGCGAACAGATCGCTGCCCAAGGCCTGAAAAACGCCACGCTGATCGAAGACATTGCCATAGAACGCGAACGCAATGGCTTGGGCACGCGCATCGAAGTGGCGCAAGCACGCCAGCTCAAGGCCCAGGCAAGGCTGCACCATGTCAATGCCGGCACCCAGGCCAGACAGTCCTACCAGATTCTGCTGGGAGCAGTGGGCCTGTCACCCGACAGCGAACTGGCCGTGGCCGACAGCAGCACGCGCGCCTTGCCCCAGGAACTGGACATCCCCGCTCCGGCCGCCTTGCAACAAGCCATCGCCCAGCGTCCCGATGTCCAAGCCATGCAGGCTGCCCACCAAGCCAGTCTGGCCGGCATAGAATCAGCCCAGGCCAGCTTCAGGCCCACGCTGGCACTGATGGGCTTTGTCTCCAAGCGCATGGGTTCGCTTAATGTGGGCCACTTGCCTGAACTCAGCACCCAGAGCGCTTCCAGCGGTGCCGTACTGGCCCTGTCAATTCCTCTGTACGATGCCGGCTTGCGCGCCAAACAGACACGGCAAGCCCAGCTACGCGCCCAGACCGCCCACGAACAAGTGCAGAAAACCGAGAAAGACGCGCACAAACAAATGGTCATTGCCGCCGACGCCCTGCGCGCCGCCCTGACCGCCCATCAGGCCGCCGATGCGCTGGTGCAAGCTGCCCAGATTACCTACGACGGCGCGCTGGAGTCCTACCAGGAAGGTCTGACGGGCATGACGCTGCTGACCGAAGCCCACAACGGCCTGTTGGGGGCTCAAGAAGCGCAAAGTGCCGCCCACGCCGCCGCCCTGGCCGGTTCAGTTAATCTGGCGTTTGCCATGGGTGCCCTGAACCAGGCACCGGTCAACTGA